A single genomic interval of Chiloscyllium punctatum isolate Juve2018m chromosome 35, sChiPun1.3, whole genome shotgun sequence harbors:
- the LOC140459783 gene encoding vesicle-associated membrane protein 5-like, which yields MGTNNAEIARLQQQADEVVEVMYANVKKVKEREDKLQVLDERAEQLQEAGKLFQKTSKQVAVQEASRNRKWKIILGVAVGLVILVVVVVIIITTSLKDQHLPPQSDAVPRLATTTAG from the exons ATG GGGACGAATAACGCCGAAATCGCTCGGCTGCAGCAGCAAGCCGACGAGGTGGTGGAGGTGATGTACGCCAACGTGAAGAAGGTGAAGGAGCGAGAAGACAAACTGCAGGTCTTGGACGAGAGAGCTGAACAGCTGCAGGAAGCG GGAAAGCTGTTTCAGAAGACATCGAAACAGGTGGCCGTACAGGAAGCATCGAGGAACAGGAAGTGGAAAATTATTCTGGGAGTGGCCGTGGGGCTGGTGATCCTCGTCGTCGTCGTCGTCATCATCATAACGACTTCTTTGAAAGATCAGCATCTGCCCCCTCAAAGCGATGCTGTTCCCAGACTAGCGACCACCACGGCTGGTTAA